One genomic segment of Paraburkholderia phymatum STM815 includes these proteins:
- the nikC gene encoding nickel transporter permease encodes MTAPRPAWKQWLLTDTPASRRQAALGLAYRRWRRFAGNPLSVFGLSILMLLVIVAIIGPWIAPHDPLRQVLSDRLLPPGSASHWLGTDQLGRDILSRIIFGSRLTLSIAMLVVVVVVPVGLLIGTTAGFFGGWVDNVLMRVTDIALAFPKIVLALAFAAALGPGVINAVIAISITAWPAYARLARAETLRLVQADFIHVARLQGASSARILLRYIVPLCSSSVIVRATLDMAGIILTVAGLGFLGLGAQPPSPEWGFMVASGRNVLLDSWWVATIPGFAILLVSLAFNLLGDGLRDVFDPRHGD; translated from the coding sequence ATGACCGCGCCGCGTCCCGCCTGGAAACAATGGCTGCTGACGGATACACCCGCGTCGCGCAGGCAAGCCGCGCTTGGCCTCGCATATCGGCGCTGGCGGCGCTTCGCGGGCAACCCGCTATCGGTATTCGGTCTGTCGATTCTGATGTTGCTCGTGATCGTCGCGATCATCGGGCCGTGGATCGCGCCCCACGATCCGTTGCGGCAAGTGCTGTCCGACCGCTTGTTGCCGCCCGGTTCCGCATCGCATTGGCTCGGCACCGATCAGCTCGGCCGCGACATCCTCTCGCGCATCATTTTCGGTTCGCGGCTCACGCTGTCGATCGCGATGCTCGTCGTGGTCGTAGTCGTGCCCGTTGGCCTGTTGATCGGCACGACGGCGGGCTTCTTCGGTGGCTGGGTCGACAATGTGCTGATGCGCGTGACGGATATTGCGCTGGCGTTCCCGAAGATCGTGCTCGCGCTCGCGTTCGCCGCTGCGTTGGGTCCGGGTGTGATCAATGCCGTGATCGCAATTTCAATCACCGCGTGGCCCGCGTATGCGAGACTCGCGCGCGCCGAGACGCTGCGGCTCGTGCAGGCCGATTTCATCCATGTGGCACGGTTGCAAGGGGCATCCAGCGCACGCATTCTGCTGCGCTATATCGTGCCGCTCTGCTCGTCGTCGGTGATCGTGCGCGCGACCCTCGACATGGCAGGCATCATCCTGACCGTAGCGGGCCTCGGCTTTCTCGGACTCGGCGCGCAACCGCCGAGCCCCGAATGGGGCTTCATGGTCGCGTCAGGCCGCAACGTGCTGCTCGATTCGTGGTGGGTCGCGACGATACCCGGTTTTGCAATCCTGCTTGTGAGCCTCGCATTCAATCTGCTCGGCGACGGCTTGCGCGACGTGTTCGATCCGCGCCACGGAGACTGA